A portion of the Streptococcus sp. Marseille-Q6470 genome contains these proteins:
- a CDS encoding GNAT family N-acetyltransferase has product MKIHFEKGLQIENAQLICRWSNALGESFQKQWMGPKISYPLIVQSLQKLEGIFSIFAEEEFVGVIQKIRLEDRNLHIGRFFINPQKQGQGLGSQALRKFVSLVFENEDIDTISLNVYEANQTAYNLYQKEGFEIVQMVEVPVRKYIMRKSR; this is encoded by the coding sequence ATGAAAATTCACTTTGAAAAAGGACTTCAGATAGAAAATGCCCAACTCATTTGTCGCTGGTCTAATGCTTTGGGAGAAAGTTTTCAGAAGCAATGGATGGGACCTAAAATTTCTTATCCCTTGATTGTCCAATCCTTACAAAAGCTGGAAGGAATTTTTTCCATTTTTGCTGAAGAAGAGTTTGTAGGTGTCATCCAGAAAATAAGGCTAGAAGACAGGAATCTTCATATCGGGAGATTTTTTATCAATCCCCAGAAACAGGGGCAGGGGTTAGGTAGCCAGGCTTTAAGGAAATTTGTTAGTTTGGTCTTTGAAAATGAAGACATAGATACTATTTCTCTAAATGTCTACGAGGCAAATCAAACAGCTTATAATCTTTACCAAAAGGAAGGATTTGAAATCGTTCAAATGGTTGAAGTACCTGTACGAAAATATATAATGAGAAAATCGAGGTAA
- the truA gene encoding tRNA pseudouridine(38-40) synthase TruA, with protein sequence MTRYKAIISYDGYAFAGFQRQPHARSVQEEIEKTLTKLNKGQAITIHGAGRTDSGVHALGQVIHFDLPYQMDEEKLRFALDTQSPEDIDVISIEVVADDFHCRYAKHSKTYEFIVDRGRPKNPMRRHYTTHYPYPLDVERMQKAVKKLEGTHDFTGFTAAGTSVEDKVRTITEASLRVDETGQFLTFTFSGNGFLYKQIRNMVGTLLKIGNNRMPIEQIDLILEKKDRQLAGPTAAPNGLYLKEIRYEE encoded by the coding sequence ATGACTAGATATAAAGCAATCATTTCCTATGATGGCTACGCCTTTGCTGGCTTTCAACGGCAACCACACGCGCGTAGTGTCCAAGAGGAAATTGAAAAAACTTTAACCAAATTAAATAAAGGGCAGGCCATTACCATCCATGGTGCAGGGCGAACGGATAGTGGTGTTCATGCGCTAGGGCAGGTTATCCACTTTGATCTTCCCTATCAGATGGATGAGGAAAAGCTTCGCTTTGCTCTCGATACTCAAAGTCCTGAAGATATAGATGTCATTTCGATTGAGGTAGTGGCTGATGATTTTCATTGCCGTTATGCCAAGCATAGCAAGACCTACGAGTTTATCGTGGATAGAGGGCGTCCTAAAAATCCTATGAGACGTCATTATACCACCCACTATCCCTATCCACTAGATGTGGAACGCATGCAAAAGGCTGTGAAGAAATTAGAAGGAACCCATGATTTCACCGGTTTTACTGCTGCCGGAACAAGTGTGGAGGACAAGGTAAGAACGATCACGGAAGCCAGTCTTAGGGTTGACGAGACCGGTCAATTTTTGACCTTTACTTTCTCTGGCAATGGCTTCCTCTATAAGCAGATTCGAAATATGGTCGGGACCTTGCTGAAAATTGGTAATAATCGGATGCCCATTGAGCAGATTGACCTGATTTTGGAGAAAAAAGACAGACAGTTGGCAGGTCCAACTGCAGCACCCAATGGTTTGTATTTGAAGGAGATTCGTTATGAAGAATAA
- a CDS encoding bifunctional hydroxymethylpyrimidine kinase/phosphomethylpyrimidine kinase, translated as MKNNRILALSGNDIFSGGGLAADLATYTLNGLHGFVAMTCLTALTENGFEVFPTDETIFQQQLDSLKNVDFGGIKIGLLPTVGVAEKALNFIKERAGVPVVLDPVLVCKETHDVAVSELCQELIRFFPYVTVVTPNLPEAELLADQKIETLDDMKAAAQKLHDLGAPAVIIKGGNRLSQDKALDVFYDGKNFTVLENPVIEGQNAGAGCTFASSIASQLVKGEELLPAIESSKAFVYCAIAQADQYGVRQYEANQNK; from the coding sequence ATGAAGAATAATCGTATTTTAGCACTTTCAGGAAATGATATTTTTAGTGGTGGTGGACTAGCTGCTGACCTTGCGACCTATACTTTAAATGGTCTGCATGGTTTTGTGGCCATGACCTGCTTGACTGCCTTGACGGAAAATGGTTTTGAAGTCTTTCCGACAGATGAGACTATTTTCCAACAACAGCTGGATAGTCTTAAGAACGTGGACTTTGGAGGGATTAAGATTGGCCTCTTACCGACTGTTGGTGTTGCTGAGAAAGCTCTTAACTTTATCAAGGAACGCGCAGGAGTTCCAGTGGTATTGGATCCAGTTCTCGTTTGTAAGGAAACGCATGATGTTGCTGTCAGCGAGCTCTGTCAAGAGTTGATTCGCTTTTTCCCTTATGTGACTGTAGTTACTCCTAACCTTCCTGAGGCAGAATTACTTGCAGACCAAAAGATAGAAACCTTGGATGATATGAAAGCTGCAGCTCAGAAATTACATGACTTAGGAGCACCAGCAGTCATTATTAAAGGTGGGAATCGCCTCAGTCAAGATAAGGCATTAGATGTATTTTATGATGGAAAGAACTTTACAGTTTTGGAAAATCCTGTTATTGAAGGACAAAATGCAGGTGCTGGTTGTACCTTTGCCTCAAGCATTGCTAGTCAGTTAGTCAAGGGAGAGGAGCTCTTACCAGCAATTGAGAGTTCTAAAGCCTTTGTTTATTGTGCTATCGCACAAGCAGATCAATATGGAGTAAGACAGTATGAAGCAAACCAAAACAAGTAA
- a CDS encoding ECF transporter S component, translating to MKQTKTSKIALLSILTALSVVLGYIVKIPTQTGILTLLDAGIFFTAFYYGKREGAIVGGLGGFIIDLISGYPHWMFFSLLFHGLQGYFAGFKGKWQWLGLVLATFLMVAGYACATSWMKGWGVALTDIPHNLLQNFVGMIVGYLLHQSIKKISKQ from the coding sequence ATGAAGCAAACCAAAACAAGTAAAATCGCCCTATTATCAATACTGACTGCCCTATCGGTAGTTTTAGGTTATATTGTCAAAATCCCAACTCAAACAGGAATCTTAACTCTTTTAGATGCTGGAATCTTTTTCACTGCTTTTTATTATGGAAAACGAGAGGGAGCTATTGTGGGAGGTCTAGGAGGTTTCATTATTGACCTGATCTCAGGCTATCCTCATTGGATGTTCTTCAGCTTGCTTTTCCATGGTTTGCAGGGTTACTTTGCAGGTTTTAAAGGAAAATGGCAGTGGCTTGGATTAGTTTTAGCAACTTTTCTCATGGTAGCTGGATATGCATGTGCGACATCTTGGATGAAAGGTTGGGGTGTAGCTCTGACAGATATTCCTCACAATTTGTTGCAGAATTTTGTTGGAATGATTGTTGGCTATCTTCTCCATCAGAGTATTAAGAAAATTAGTAAGCAGTAA
- a CDS encoding YqgQ family protein, whose amino-acid sequence MKAMKTLYDVQQFLKQFGILVYMGKRLYDIELMKIELSRIYDAGLMDKLDYLEAEAVLRREHKLELDYLEKNGD is encoded by the coding sequence ATGAAAGCTATGAAAACACTCTACGATGTGCAACAATTTCTCAAACAGTTCGGTATTCTTGTCTATATGGGCAAACGTCTTTATGACATTGAATTAATGAAGATTGAACTATCACGAATTTATGATGCAGGCTTGATGGATAAGCTGGATTATCTAGAAGCGGAGGCTGTTCTTCGCAGAGAGCACAAACTAGAATTAGATTATTTAGAAAAAAATGGAGATTAG
- a CDS encoding rhodanese-like domain-containing protein, with protein MVTWVLWGLVVVMLAWMGYNYLRIRRAAKIVDNAEFESLIRTGQLIDLRDPSDFHRKHILGARNIPSNQLKTSLAALRKDKPVLLYENQRAQRVTNAALFLKKQGFSEIYILSYGLDSWTGKVKTS; from the coding sequence ATGGTAACTTGGGTATTATGGGGACTTGTAGTGGTGATGTTGGCATGGATGGGATACAACTATCTTCGTATTCGCCGTGCAGCAAAAATTGTAGACAATGCAGAGTTTGAGTCTTTGATTCGTACCGGTCAGTTGATTGACTTGCGTGATCCGTCAGACTTCCACAGAAAACATATCCTCGGAGCTCGTAATATTCCTTCAAACCAATTGAAGACAAGTCTTGCAGCGCTTCGTAAGGACAAGCCTGTACTTCTTTATGAAAACCAACGTGCACAACGGGTTACCAATGCAGCACTTTTCTTGAAAAAACAAGGTTTCTCAGAAATTTATATCCTTTCTTACGGATTGGATTCTTGGACAGGAAAAGTTAAGACTAGCTAA
- a CDS encoding DUF4190 domain-containing protein yields the protein MQEKKKASLVLGILSIVLGLLSPIVGLILGIIGLVLANSHQNQSGLVYKTEKILNIVGIVISVLNWIAGLILMMH from the coding sequence ATGCAAGAAAAGAAAAAAGCCTCACTTGTTTTAGGTATTCTATCTATCGTCCTTGGTTTGCTATCTCCAATCGTAGGACTTATTTTGGGGATTATTGGCCTTGTCTTGGCTAATTCACATCAAAATCAATCTGGACTAGTGTATAAAACAGAAAAAATTCTCAATATCGTAGGGATTGTCATTTCTGTACTTAACTGGATTGCAGGACTTATCTTAATGATGCATTAA
- a CDS encoding pseudouridine synthase, whose product MRLDNLLAQEKISRKAMKQALIKKEILIDGVPATSLAQNVDTGLQELIFQGRKIQGYEHTYLMLHKPNGVVTASKDKKLPTVMDLLPQHLQSAHLYAIGRLDRDTTGLLLLTDNGPLGFQLLHPQYHVDKTYQVEVNGPLLSDHIQQFKDGIIFLDGTSCKPAQLEILSSSPSLSRATITISEGKFHQVKKMFLSVGVKVTALKRVQFGDFTLDSELAEGQYRPLNQEELEIIKNYLEKSG is encoded by the coding sequence ATGCGTTTAGATAATTTATTAGCCCAGGAAAAAATCAGTCGAAAAGCCATGAAACAGGCTCTTATCAAAAAAGAAATCTTAATAGATGGAGTCCCTGCTACTTCCCTTGCACAGAATGTTGATACGGGATTACAAGAGTTGATTTTTCAGGGTAGAAAAATCCAAGGATATGAGCACACCTATCTCATGCTTCACAAACCAAATGGTGTCGTGACAGCAAGCAAGGACAAGAAGCTCCCAACGGTTATGGACTTACTACCTCAACACCTCCAGTCGGCTCATCTTTACGCAATTGGTCGATTGGATAGAGATACGACAGGGTTGCTCCTCCTAACAGATAATGGCCCTCTAGGTTTTCAACTTCTCCACCCTCAATATCATGTCGATAAAACTTATCAAGTTGAAGTCAATGGACCGCTCTTATCCGATCACATCCAACAATTCAAAGATGGGATTATCTTTTTAGATGGAACTAGCTGTAAACCTGCTCAACTTGAGATTCTATCTTCAAGTCCTAGTCTCAGCAGAGCCACTATCACCATCTCTGAAGGAAAATTTCATCAGGTTAAAAAAATGTTCCTCTCAGTCGGTGTCAAGGTCACTGCTCTCAAACGAGTTCAGTTTGGGGATTTCACATTAGATTCAGAGCTAGCAGAGGGGCAATACCGTCCCTTGAACCAAGAGGAATTGGAAATCATAAAAAACTACCTAGAGAAAAGTGGATAA
- the typA gene encoding translational GTPase TypA, protein MTKLREDIRNIAIIAHVDHGKTTLVDELLKQSETLDARTELAERAMDSNDIEKERGITILAKNTAVAYNGTRINIMDTPGHADFGGEVERIMKMVDGVVLVVDAYEGTMPQTRFVLKKALEQDLVPIVVVNKIDKPSARPAEVVDEVLELFIELGADDDQLDFPVVYASAINGTSSLSDDPADQEKTMAPIFDTIIDHIPAPVDNSDEPLQFQVSLLDYNDFVGRIGIGRVFRGTVKVGDQVTLSKLDGTTKNFRVTKLFGFFGLERREIQEAKAGDLIAVSGMEDIFVGETITPTDAVEALPVLHIDEPTLQMTFLVNNSPFAGREGKWVTSRKVEERLQAELQTDVSLRVDPTDSPDKWTVSGRGELHLSILIETMRREGYELQVSRPEVIVKEIDGVKCEPFERVQIDTPEEYQGSVIQSLSERKGEMLDMIATGNGQTRLVFLVPARGLIGYSTEFLSMTRGYGIMNHTFDQYLPLIPGEIGGRHRGALVSIDAGKATTYSIMSIEERGTIFVNPGTEVYEGMIIGENSRENDLTVNITKAKQMTNVRSATKDQTAVIKTPRILTLEESLEFLNDDEYMEVTPESIRLRKQILNKAEREKANKKKKSAE, encoded by the coding sequence ATGACAAAATTAAGAGAAGATATCCGTAATATCGCGATTATCGCCCACGTCGACCACGGGAAAACAACCCTCGTTGACGAATTATTAAAACAATCTGAAACTCTTGACGCACGTACAGAATTAGCTGAGCGTGCAATGGACTCAAACGATATTGAAAAAGAGCGTGGAATTACTATCCTTGCGAAAAATACAGCCGTTGCCTACAACGGAACTCGTATCAACATCATGGATACACCAGGACACGCGGACTTCGGTGGAGAAGTTGAGCGTATCATGAAAATGGTTGATGGTGTTGTTTTGGTCGTAGATGCTTACGAAGGAACCATGCCACAGACTCGTTTCGTATTGAAAAAAGCGTTGGAACAAGATCTTGTGCCTATCGTTGTAGTTAACAAAATCGATAAGCCATCAGCTCGTCCAGCAGAAGTAGTGGATGAAGTTTTGGAACTTTTCATCGAACTTGGTGCAGATGATGATCAGCTTGACTTCCCAGTAGTCTATGCTTCAGCGATCAACGGAACATCTTCATTATCAGATGATCCAGCAGACCAAGAAAAGACTATGGCGCCAATCTTTGACACCATTATCGACCACATTCCAGCTCCGGTTGATAACTCTGATGAGCCTCTTCAATTCCAAGTGTCACTTCTTGACTACAATGACTTCGTAGGACGTATTGGTATCGGACGTGTCTTCCGTGGTACAGTCAAGGTTGGGGACCAAGTTACCCTTTCTAAACTTGACGGAACAACCAAGAACTTCCGTGTTACAAAACTCTTTGGTTTCTTTGGTTTGGAACGTCGTGAAATCCAAGAAGCTAAGGCTGGTGATTTGATTGCCGTATCAGGTATGGAAGACATTTTCGTTGGGGAAACAATCACTCCAACAGATGCAGTTGAAGCTCTTCCAGTTCTTCACATCGATGAACCAACTCTTCAAATGACTTTCTTGGTTAATAACTCACCATTTGCTGGTCGTGAAGGAAAATGGGTGACTTCTCGTAAGGTTGAAGAACGTCTTCAAGCTGAGTTACAAACAGACGTATCTCTTCGTGTAGACCCAACAGACTCACCAGATAAATGGACGGTTTCAGGACGTGGGGAATTGCACTTGTCAATCCTTATCGAGACTATGCGTCGTGAAGGTTATGAGCTTCAAGTGTCTCGTCCAGAAGTTATCGTAAAAGAAATTGACGGTGTCAAATGTGAACCATTTGAACGCGTGCAAATCGACACACCAGAAGAATACCAAGGTTCTGTTATCCAAAGCCTTTCTGAGCGTAAGGGTGAAATGTTGGATATGATTGCAACAGGTAATGGTCAAACTCGTTTGGTCTTCCTAGTTCCTGCGCGTGGTTTGATTGGATACTCAACTGAGTTCTTGTCAATGACTCGTGGTTACGGAATCATGAACCATACCTTCGATCAATACTTGCCATTGATTCCAGGTGAAATCGGTGGACGTCACCGTGGTGCTCTTGTTTCTATCGATGCTGGTAAGGCTACAACTTACTCTATCATGTCTATCGAAGAACGTGGTACTATCTTTGTCAACCCAGGTACCGAGGTTTACGAAGGAATGATCATCGGTGAAAACTCTCGTGAAAATGACTTGACTGTTAATATCACGAAAGCAAAACAAATGACCAACGTTCGTTCAGCTACTAAGGACCAAACAGCAGTTATCAAAACTCCTCGTATCTTGACGCTTGAAGAATCACTTGAGTTCTTGAATGATGATGAATACATGGAAGTAACGCCTGAATCAATCCGTTTGCGTAAGCAAATTCTCAACAAGGCAGAGCGCGAAAAAGCAAACAAAAAGAAAAAATCAGCTGAATAA
- a CDS encoding DUF3165 family protein, with amino-acid sequence MVYLIIGILLLLLYIFATPQSIKGTVNVVILVFGLVALLILLMLSALQILQLPAEIFITLGMLALTYFSLRDISLMSIRKKREN; translated from the coding sequence ATGGTCTATTTAATCATAGGGATTTTATTACTCTTACTCTATATCTTTGCGACCCCTCAAAGTATCAAGGGAACAGTCAACGTTGTTATTCTGGTTTTTGGACTTGTTGCCCTCTTGATTTTGTTGATGCTATCTGCACTTCAGATCCTTCAACTTCCAGCTGAAATCTTTATTACATTGGGAATGCTGGCTCTTACTTACTTTAGTTTGAGAGACATCAGTCTCATGTCGATTCGAAAGAAGCGCGAAAATTAA
- a CDS encoding aromatic acid exporter family protein: MSITQRTLKLVLATCFACLLAYFFDLSSAVSAGIIAILSLSDTRRSTIKLARNRLFSTLLALTIGVIAFQLTGYHIWSFGLYLAIYVPLAYKLGWEIGITPSSVLVSHLLIQQSTAPALLLNELLLFLIGTGFALLVNLYMPSREKEIQHYHTLVEEKLRDVLLRLSYYLKRGDGRNQAQLVNELDQLLEDALKLVYLDHSDHLFHQTDYHIHYFEMRQRQTRILRNMAQQINTCQLAASESLIVAQLFSKTASQLSQTNPAYNLLNDIESYLEVFRNRSLPKTREEFETRATLLQLFRELEHFIQIKVDFYNRYSDKNSNK, encoded by the coding sequence ATGTCTATCACACAACGTACTTTAAAACTAGTCCTAGCAACTTGTTTTGCTTGTTTACTAGCCTACTTTTTTGATTTGTCATCAGCTGTATCAGCTGGTATCATTGCTATCTTAAGTCTATCTGATACGCGAAGAAGCACTATCAAACTAGCTCGTAATAGACTTTTTTCAACCTTGCTAGCTCTGACAATCGGTGTTATCGCCTTTCAACTAACTGGTTATCATATCTGGAGCTTTGGGCTTTACTTAGCAATCTACGTTCCTCTAGCCTATAAACTGGGTTGGGAAATTGGAATTACTCCTAGTAGCGTCTTGGTTAGCCATCTCTTAATCCAACAATCAACAGCACCAGCACTTTTACTGAATGAGCTCTTACTCTTCCTAATCGGTACTGGCTTTGCGCTTCTGGTCAATCTCTATATGCCTTCACGTGAAAAAGAAATTCAACATTATCATACTCTTGTTGAAGAAAAACTCAGAGATGTTCTTCTACGGCTTTCTTACTATCTAAAAAGAGGAGATGGCCGTAATCAGGCTCAACTAGTCAATGAACTTGATCAACTACTTGAGGATGCTCTTAAGTTAGTTTACCTCGATCATTCTGACCATCTCTTTCACCAGACAGACTATCATATCCACTACTTTGAGATGCGACAAAGACAAACTCGTATCTTAAGAAATATGGCTCAACAGATCAACACATGCCAACTAGCCGCTAGTGAGAGTTTGATTGTCGCTCAGCTCTTTTCAAAAACAGCTAGTCAATTGAGTCAAACCAATCCAGCCTATAACTTATTGAATGATATTGAGAGCTACCTAGAGGTGTTTCGCAATCGATCTCTCCCTAAAACTAGAGAAGAGTTTGAGACACGGGCTACGCTTCTACAACTCTTTCGTGAATTAGAGCATTTTATCCAGATAAAAGTAGATTTCTACAACCGTTATTCTGACAAAAACAGTAACAAATAA